The following nucleotide sequence is from Micromonospora sp. WMMD1120.
GGCGGCGCGACGTTGACGCACGGACTACGCTGATGTTCCGGCCGCGTGGGGAGGGCGGAGGGGCAGTCGTGACCACAGTGGACGCACCCTCCGCGACGCGTGCCCCGCTCTTCTTCGTCAGCTATTCCCGGGCCCCGGTCGGCCGCGCCACCGGCAAGCCCGCCGAGTACGTCTCCCGATTCTTCGAGGACCTCTCCGTTCACGTGAGCGAGTTGGTCGGCCCGGTGACCGGAGTGGACGCCGGCTTCCTGGACACCTCGATCGCGGGCGGCGAGCGCTGGAGCCCGGAGCTGCTCCAGGCCGCCGGCACCTGTCAGGTCTTCGTGCCGCTGGTGTCCAGCGCGCTGATCGGCAGCGACTGGTGTGGTCGGGAGTGGGACGCGTTCTCCCGCCGGCGCATCGTCCCCCGGCACAGCTCCGCCTCGGTGCACGAGACGGCGATCGTGCCGGTCACCTGGTCGCCGACGAACGGCACCGTGCTGCCCCGGGTGCTCCGCGACATCCAGCGATTCTCCCCGACCGCGATGCCG
It contains:
- a CDS encoding TIR-like protein FxsC; translated protein: MTTVDAPSATRAPLFFVSYSRAPVGRATGKPAEYVSRFFEDLSVHVSELVGPVTGVDAGFLDTSIAGGERWSPELLQAAGTCQVFVPLVSSALIGSDWCGREWDAFSRRRIVPRHSSASVHETAIVPVTWSPTNGTVLPRVLRDIQRFSPTAMPDPDIAVHYQRDGVYGLLTMQWENAYRAVVWRLAQRIVAIHRSYLVEPWVPANMEELRNRFTEEPA